ACGCTGCTTGGATAGGAGATGTCGCAGCGCTGGGTGCTCTCCTGCATGTAGCTGCTGTGCCGGGTCATGCAAGCGGAGAAGGCGGCCTCTCCGACGGCCGGTCCCCAAAGAGGCAGCAGGCCATTGCACCTGGTGTTGGCATTCTGCAGACTAGCCCGCTCCCATTCGTCCCGGCCTCGCGTCAATCGGATGGCCGATGTGTGACAGTCCACGTGGACCACATTGAAGTGGGTGACCGTGGTGTAGCCAATGGTCTTCCTCGACTTCAGCTCGAACTCCTCCACGTTGCAGCGCTTGGTGAACGTGTAAATGCCCAGCACCTTGTCCGGCTGGCAGGCGTAGCCCTCACGGCAAATGAAGCACGTCAGCCCGGTCTCGTCGCGCAGCTTTTCGATCTTCTGCAGGATGGAGCCCTTGGCCGTCACCTGGCCCTTCTCGTTCGTGCGCATTCCCAATGCGTCCAGCTGTTTCTCCCGCGTGGCCATGGCCAGTCGCTTCTTCTCGGCCCTGGTAAAGTCGCGCACCTGTTGCACCCTCGCTGCTGTGGCCGAATCCGTGGACAGGGCTTCCAGCAGGTTCTCGGCTAGACTGCCCACGTGCTCATCGCTGGACACCTGCTCCAGGCGATGAATGATGGGTATGATGTCCTTGCTGATGGCCACCTGGGTGGCCTCATGATGATTCGAGAGGCCGGTAAGGAAACGCAGTATGTACTTCAAGCTCGGTCGCGAGATGAACTCTTTCAGCTCATCGGAGTCGGTACGCAGGAGCGTGGGTTTGACGCAGGGCGCATGCTCGGTGATGTAGGCTAGCGATCGCTCCACAATGCCCAGGCTCACAATGTAGTCCTTGAGTGTGCCGCCAATGCAGTTGTGCTCGATTTGATTAGTCAGCACGCAGAAGAGTTCAAGCTTAAACTCTTCTTCGGGTGTGCGCTCGTTGTCGAAGCGTTTAAAGCTCAGAGTGTCCTGTAAAAACAAGTATTAGTTTATAAGCAGAAACGACTTGTGTAAGAAGAAAAACAGTACCTTGAAGTGCTCGCAGAGTAGGGCCATCTTCACCTCGTTGCCATAGACCAAAGCGGCCAGCACGCGAATGAGATGGCGCAGCACTGAGGGATTGTTCCTGACGTTCGGGCAGTCAGTGCAGGATATTAGGGCGCTCACATACTCCGGTCCACCGAATGTCAGCGAGAACTGCAGGAAGGAGTCCAACGTATCGCTGGCAGCCTTCGAGAGTATCGTCTCCATGATCTCCAGCAACTGCTCGGTGACCGCCGACTGAATCGAATCGTTCTCCGACTGCAGACACATTTGCAGCACCTTAAGCAACGTATTGATGGCTCCAATTTCGGGCTGGCAGAGTACCTCTTGGCAGCGTCGCACCTTCACGCAAATGAGGAACAACTTAAGCAGCACCTGGATCAGTTCTCGGTTGCGCGAGATGCGCTGCAGACTGCCAATCCGGTCCAGCATTACGCGCAGTCCGTTGCAATCGGCCAGCACATTGGCCATGCGGTAGAGCTGCTCGGTGTCCACCTGCTCCTGGCTTTTATTGTTGAGCGTCTCGACGAACTCCTCGGTGGCGTCACCCAGCAGACCGCGCATCCGATAAACGATCCTCATGGCATCTCGATCCCCTCCTTCGGCCAGCCATACCTTTTTGTACACATCCTTTACGGGCAGATCCAGACTAATGATCTTGTTGTTCACCAGCAGTTCCATGCCGTTGTCATCCTCCAGCAGGGCAATTAGTTCGCAATCCGTGCAGATCTTATTTTTGACATCCCTCATCAGTGGACCCAATCCCATTTCACTGGAGGGATATGGATTGCCCAACATGCGGCCCTGCAGGAAGTCCTCCTGCTGGGGATCCTTCTCCAACGTCATGTAGAACTCACTTTCGTCATGCTCCTCAGGATGTATGATCGAGTACAGACGCTCGAAGATAAACACCGGCGTTTTGATGTCGTTCATGCGCGTCTTCTCTACGGTGTCGATGAGGATTTCCATGAAGGCACGTGTCTCCTCCTCGGTACCGCTGGTCATGTCCTCCAGCATTTCGAGCAGTTTCTCCTGGGCGTCGTCAATGAGACGCGTGCGCTGCACCACCAGGCTCCTTAGCGCCAGATAGCTCTCCAGGACGGGACCCAGCATGCGGGTCTTGTAGGTCCTGCGGATGTTCGGACACTCGAGGAGTAGCCACAGCAGCTCCACATATTGTCGCAGAGCGTAACCCAAGGACAAGTCCGATGAGAGCGAGTGCTCCTCCATGCGATGCACCTTGCTTATTTCAATAGCCAGTAGCTGAGAGATTTGGCCAAGTACTCCCTTGAGCACCAAATACTGCAGCCAAGGCTGTTCGGTGGCCATGCTCTTGTACAGCATCAAATACTCGGCACTGGCCTCGCCCGCTTCGCCCACATGCTTCAGGAAGGAGGTGAGCATGTTCAGAGACTGCTGCCTGCGCTCGTTGGTCCTGCTCAAGCTGCTCAGCAAGGAGCAGGCCAGCTGGCGGCCAAATCGCGAGTTCGCATTGAACAGCAACGGCTGTATCCACTTGGCATTGAACACGAGCGGCTTAATCACCCGCTGCTTGTCCAGCACCCGCTCGCGCCAGCGTTTCCCATACTTTTCGCTCAGGAAGGCAGCTCGCACCTCTTTTCTGCTCTTTGGCGGCGCTTCAGATGCAGCCGATACGCCTGTTCCCGCTGCTGCTGAGGCGACGGCCTGATCCTTGGCATTCTTTTGCTTGGCTTGACTATTAGTTGGCATCCGACTGCTCCATGCCGCGTACTCGTGATTGCGATCAGAGTTGAGCCAGGCCCTGTAGTCCACCGTGTTTCCCTCGAGCAGCTTCATGCTGCACAAATCCGTGGTGGCCACCTTCTGATTGGGCTTGCTGCTCGGCAGCACCGGACAGATGAGATTCTGCATGATGCGCAGGCAGGGATGCAGCACCGACGTCACCGGACCACGAGGCAGCCTACGAAGACAGATATTTTATAAGTATAATATTAAAGGAAATTTTTGATAATTCAAacgttatttatataaaatataatcacAAATTGATCATATTTTATCCCTTTATGTACACTATTGGTTTCCAACTCACATGCAATTGCTGATGAACAGCTCAAAGATGACCTTCAGCTTGTACTCCCAGCAAACATCATCCTGGCTGAGAAGAACTTCCAGCAGCGTCATCTCCTGGTGCACAGCTGCTTCCAAACTGATGAGAGGAATCGATCCCATCAGTGCGTTCTTCACCCGCATGGTCACCAGCTGCAGCAGATGCATGCATGCCTCGGCGTTGTCCTTGGTCAGCACAACCAGGAGATTGCGCACCTCCTCCTGGATCTGGGGAGTGCCCCGACGTAGGTTGTGCTCGGCCAGTTCACTGACCAGTCCCTGACTGTACAGGCCAACGCGACAATCGTAGTTGTAGGCCATGGCCCGGAGCAGGGTCAGACACTGCTCGGTGGAGGCCAGGGCGCAGCCGTAGCAGCGATTTGTGGTGGGATTCTCGGTGGTCGAGCCCGGATTGACCGGCGGCTGGTCCTGCTGTTGACGATCGTAGGCCACCAGTTCGCTggtaaagtaaattaatttcaaatatatatttaaaatattaaaatatttcagtaaTCTGCAAAAACATACCTGCGACATGCCTTGACCTTCTGGACAATCTTGCTGAGCTCCTCGAAACTGGTGCGTGACTCCACGCAGTATTTCTGGGCCAGCAGCTGAATGATCTTGTTCACTTGGGATGTGCTGTGTACGCTGGCCATGTTGTCCTCCACCATGCGATCGCTGCTCCGGTGCTCGGCCACCTTTTGAATGAGTAGCTCCAGCATTTGTTTGTTGGTCAGCAACTGGCGGTAGATTCTATCAGCTCGCTCCAAAGAGCTGTGTATTAGCGACACTGTCTTCACCCGATCCTCGGCTGATTCGATGGGATCGACGGCACAGCAAACGCGGGCATACATGCTGAAATCGAACTTGGCGTATTTACAGAAGCCACACGAGTGGCACAGGAACGGATCCTTCTCGTCGTAGTTGATGGCCCGACATTTGTGGCATTGGAACACATTCTCGCCGCAATTTCCGCAGACTCCCGGATATGCCGGCACTGCTGCACTGCATCTGGGGCACTGCAGATTCTCACTGGATCCGCTCACTGTTTCAAAGAAGTCAGCGAACTCGATCATCAAATTGCATGCGGTGATTGGCAGGGGAAAATCGATCTTCAGTTCGGTTTGTGCGGATTGCAGGGATACGGAACGAGCCTTGTGCCACAATGCTGGCCGATTCTTGAGCTCCACCACGGCCTGCACACTGCGGTTGTTGTAATACACATTAATGGTTCGCACCATTTTGGTTCGCTTTAAGTCGGCAATCCTCACGATTAACTTGGATATTGTATGGCACTGCACCAGTTTGTAAATCATTGTGGTTGTGGTGTACTTAGAGTCCGACTTGACTGATGGCAACTTGATGTTGGCCATCGGCACCTCCGGATTGTTGCACACCAAGCACGGCTCCGATTCCAGATAGTAGCCATTTACTTGCAGTATAGACTCCAGGGTGGTGTATATTGGAGCATTGGGATGCTTGCAAAGCAGCTCGTTCTGCTGCCGGAGAACATCCACGGCGCGGGTGACAAACTCCGGCAGACGGTCCGTGATGCTCCTGGTGCTCAGTGTGAGGTAGCCCAGCAGGTCCACAAACTGCGCGGTCCTCCTGCCGTACGTGGGCACCAGTGGCCACAGGTTCCAGAAAATGTTTAGCAGCTTCTCGCGCTGACGCTCGTTGGCGTGCTCAAAAAGTCCGGTCATGAAGGAGTGCGCCTGCCATCTCAGCTGGCTGATGTTGTTCTCCAACAGGAAGATCCTCACAAAGCGGATGATCAGGGCGTCGCACGCGTACCTGAAGATCTGGTGCACAAATGTCCCACACTGGGTCGGATCAAACTTGGAGTAGTAGGCGTCTGTGTCCTCGCTCTTCTCACGATCCGTTCGCAGTTTCCCAGATGCAGACGAGGTCGAAGGCAGCGGCTGTGCCTGCTTTGATCCATTGGCAGCGGGCAAGTTGCAAACGGCAGCCTGCAGCAATTGGATGATAATGGGGGACACGCCGTCATCCAACTGGTAACAGGCGATTTCCATCAGCATGGCCAGAGCGTCTTCATGGACGACGCAGAACTTTTGCCAGTTGCCGGTGCGCATCTGGCTGATCTCTTGGCAGGTGCGCAGGTGCTCAGTGAGCTCCACGAGTGCATCGTAAGTGAGCAGGGGAGGATTGGCGTTGTAGGGAGCGCCAGTCTACAaggcaacaaaataaaaccattagtattttagaaaaaaaagaataaactCAAACTCACCTTGCTGCTGACAATGTTGCACACTCTTTTGACCACCCGGAAGTGCGCATCCAAGGAGTGACCGTCGCGGTACATGCGGAACTTTTCCTTGCTGCCGCAGATGTACATGAGTAGCTTCCTCACCTGTCGCCGCAGCAGCGTGTTCAGGTTGAGCATCATGTACTCGCACAGCGTAAAGGTCATGGCCTCGCAGAATCCACTGTCGTAGTTGTCCGGATGGGCGCTGCTTAAGCGAAGAATCTGGTAGGGCAATCTCACAATAATTTCCGTAAGCAGGCCGTCGTATGACTCGAAGATATCCGGGTAGTTCTTCAGATAGTTGTGTGGAATCAGTATGGATATGTCAGGTTTGGGGCCATGTTTAATGGGTTTCAAGAGCTGAACTCCGGAGCTGCCACTGGGTTGGGCTGATTGCGAGGCTCCCGCTCCGCCACCCGCTGCATAGGGATCTCCCAGCACATTCTTCCAGTGCACCAGAAGCGTGTTCAATGCCTCCAGGGCGTAAACGAACGCTCCACTCTTGCTGAGCACATTGGCCGTGGTACTGGCCACAAAGGAGCTGTTGTCCTTGAACTGATGCGGTGGCGAGGTGGTTCCCGTCTGCTTTGACTTGGTCTTGCCCATCATCACACCGAAAAGGGAGAGCAGTGCCAGGCGCACCTCGTTGCCAGGACATTTGGTCTCCATCTGCAATAAAACGCATGGTTATATTTAAGTCTATGAAtgataattaattaacttacTTTTGAGGCCGCTCCTCGCTTGCCAATTTCCACATAGTCCACCAAGGCAGTGAGCAGATCTTGCAGCACTTGCTGATCCCGCTCATTGTTGCCATTAAGATCGGTAGTTAGCATGAGTATCACCTGGATGAGCGGTATGGCCTGCAGACCATTGCACAGATCAAAGGTGCCCAGATGTTGGATAATGCTCTCCAGCACAGCAATCCTATGCAGGGAAACAAAGGCTCAGTAAAACCTGATATTCTAATCAACCAGTAAACTTACCTTAGGTCGTGTAGCTTGCTGAGCTTATCGTCCTCGTTGATTTCGTTATCCTCACTGCTGCTCATGGCACTCAAGCCAGCTCCAGTTGCGGAGCCAACCACGTCGCTGGGACCCGGTTGCTCCTGATCATCCTTGGCGGAGCCCTGTCGCGGAGGCGAAGCGTTGGCATGGTCGCCAAAGTTGCTGCTTCTGGCCGACGTTCCGCCAATGCTCTCAACTCCACTGCCGCCACTCTCCGAGCCACCACTGCCAGCCGGTTCTGCAGGTGAAGTGCGCAATGTGGACCCATCGGTGGCCACATTTGATGCCTCGTCGTCATCGGATCCACCGGCAGAGACACTGGCCGCAGCATTCGCCGCCGCTGCCATGGCTGCAGCTTGCCGGATGCCCTGCAGATTGGCCAATCCTTGCTGAAGAGACTGCAAGGCGTTGGCCTCGCCACCGTGCTGTTCGAGGCTGAGGGCGATGGCAATGTCCATGATGGCCTCGTCGTCGACATCCTCGGGCAGGCCGAGCAGGCGATTGAAACCGCCGCCCATGAAGGCCTCCAGGTTGAGCATCTGCTGCTGGCCCACTCCTCCGACTCCCACCACTCCTGCTTCCGCCTCGGGATTGGGGTCGGGCAGTCCACCACCTCCGACTGCGGCATCCACGGCCACGGCAGCTGCCTCCTCGATGATGTCACTGGCAGCCGAGGCGGCCACCGCCTGCAGCGCCTGCATTGCGGATGTCGATGGCGTTGGTGTGGAACAGGCGGGCGGTGTGACTATGGCTACCTTTCGCCGTTTCAATCGCGGACTCAGCAACAGGATCAGCGCCTCCTTGGCGCTGTGGCTGATCACACTGGCGTCATGCTTGAGCAGGTCGATAAAGTACTTGGTCATGCGACCAACCTGGCCGGGATCGGCCAAAGCAAATCCGTACATAATCTCGACCAGACAATGGACTATGGTCTCTGCCTGGCACAAGCCTCGCTTCACAATGTTCATGGGCTCGTCCAGGGCCGGGGTGACCTTGTGCAACTCCAGGACAAATCCCATGAGGGTGGGCACAATATCGTAGTTGTTCTCCGCGCAAATCTTGGCCAGCGATTGTGGACGCGCATTGGCTATTCCACGAACCAGCAGAATAAGACGGTAGAAGGCCTCGGGATCGATCTCCTGCAGGGATTCCAGTTTTTCAAGCTTTGGCTGCAGGGCTTGCAGTTCTGTATGCACGAACTGAAGCAGCACTCCATCCTTATAGTTGTGATACGATGCCCGGCTGCCGTAGAGCGTGGCCAGCACATAGCGGGCCTGCGTCTGGACAGGATTGGGGGTGGGCAGCAGCAGAAGGGCACTCGCTGTCTTCACCGCCTTTTGACGAATATTAGCCGGCACTCCGGAGCCCAGCAAATGCAGCGCGCAGTCCATTACTTCCAGAAGGTGATTGACCATCCGATCCAGCTGAGTAATACAGTTGAAACCCTCTCCAAAGTTGGCGCTACTTGCCTGGGAGGAGGACACGGGCGGAACACTGGTGCCCGGTGCAGTCACGTCCTCGCTCTCGTCGGGCCAGCCCACCAGCTCCTTGGACTTGCCATAGACCTCGATGCAGTCCAGTAGGGTCACATGTTCCGGGTCTTGGGATTTAGCGAATACCACTTTCAACAGCTTGTCCGACTGGAAAATCTCGTCCCGGGTCAGGGGGATGTCGAACCAGCGGGCCCTCCTCACCGGCGTGGGAACTGTGCGTCCCAGGATGGACACCGACTGCGGAGCACGCTGAACATCCTGGGTTCCAATCAACACCCGAATTCCCACGATGACCACATTGGGATCGTTGTTTATCACCTCCAGGGTGAAGCCATTGGCCCGGGTGCTGGCCACAAACATGCCCGTGGAGAAGAGGCGCGTCTTGAGCTTCTGTTTGCTGTAGATCTGGAGGAGATCGTTGCCTCCGAACTCCACATCGGCCAGCATGTTGCAGTGCTCGAAGAAGTCAATGGGGAAAACGGGCAGACCTCCGGCCGTGAGTTGTTTCTGCTGTTGACTTGCCTTTCTGTTGCTCAACTTTCCAGTTGCCGCACTCGACTTGGACTTCGGAGTGGCACATACTCCTCCCTTCGCCATCAGCGTGGACGAGTACAGCTGATTGCCAAATGGCTGAACTTGTGGCGAGAGCCAGAAGCTGGTGTGTTCCGGCTGAGCCGAGAAGATCCTCAAGCTTCCGTCCtcgcagagcagcagcagcgtgGTCTTCTCCACTCCGGCCACCGCATGACG
This genomic stretch from Drosophila gunungcola strain Sukarami unplaced genomic scaffold, Dgunungcola_SK_2 000001F, whole genome shotgun sequence harbors:
- the LOC128262968 gene encoding protein purity of essence, with the protein product MSAHSGGTDWNSVVKALLLNRTGALNKNEVVILLKAITRCEHDFFEEESNFTQFYTAFAALAADKLMQIKTICQTQICQLHDATAVLIKFIIYRLPRVSVYETKWLLGALKMLCEGRENASSTSAASIFDYNAVANVLKSCKHPESTNKSILPSSSSSGSGASNDKESPKSEIKRSRSDLSSVILQQLIAPLEPGKMTWVPLSEEVTDCTDQLLAANVEYFQEQNGVDTLLDVCVGLPILNRYRSKYMETINGGKPLYLPLTQVEATTVKSSMNHMLTDLTILSQAHALIVLQPLTPSRIERLSMCGIAALYNAVLTSIATSVLGMSQAGSSQKQQTASTSQGSGGGGSNAGQTNKDHDDFEEQACSIVNKALEIYSYIGDMFKASARIHVYQNHLCYGSWLLISGIQGAMGASGSGGTSSETASKSATKAAKTGSEAGTAPTTPIARVNLFKVQQGFGELNAAIANHSIKLLSELIEDLKIESACGQSPETAELPEPAQFDILQNYSSLERIVRVLNTATLHQLFTFLATVAYRKACTLRRASAKDRTECEPISYSDSTTYFNDSLSCSDNSEEDDSESYLGHWFKETLSPETHDDNANTSTQERGEQKSALVPKLDEPHEYLDLAADIFSFLDQFLANRHAYMQRYVKAGVSDQQMLLMANIIKDFDRDVMRNESEQVSGNAPAANAGAGSSAGASTKWQTSMIRFSGAAGRYIHNLISTSLLSEQLQSNLLQHLSISPWSTDTNTWPLQVYPSTLSVLVQILLLKPTQEKEAACLSVWHRLINTLVEGVCSWSAASDSDYEDLNIEHAQLLLFLFHSLNLMQKKSILLLTAGGVIRCAEVCRGISGDRPVRNSQMMLLSRLLLFLEYLMKHLYNAPPELLDQVRWNLFSVSSMPETQKITDLLNSRTKLNSYCRQDIEEKFRKSAGEYGSAIRPTFYSLVMGDPEKPYWAQEFKLDGLAWNFILCTPDKLKYPLLVDALTDILAIADMSMYSKDKEKEASMHNLCAMQYCFSIAWKLVLGLPPSTSHVESLKVERSPNLHCLIWSIRCPLASSHYLMVNSLIKQGMYTQYAETLWNQVGDIAADMKYSLKQTILGVEAFNSQMNGNGTPRLSDLILFDSLVAHMQAVAWANKEGYKWPRKETEDSSSEQSFSSGNLPSLSNVAKLYSSNESIGDLISYPEEEDKLPSDLQKHNQLVNELMLKLMSSYRLLSVIVRGQMLKQLSSSTPEQALNLIVPIVSDKPAIMLELHAAFLKLLPNEDKQLIANEWPKCLMVNDSAFDGKQHPVEPYTLNVIDAHITELTRGSSYSTLHTLKHCLKSILHLFELLLPHCSGNTEIESQLKLLLIASMLDMRTDYLQGQSEQCLREILSGLTLEAQKLLLYEHMIGYCYRMLKDFAADLRQPPAAATGGAAPLDQDRVMFNESMLFAVLKTMIKMLEKPVAVQAMRQFFKDQHSGSLTTLLLSFTGTSLPVSYARKMLQFVERLFQQSLKADSQFPHEDLVECFAELATVDVARLKLWLAHIIYGPNVSTEVSTSEALDTTCRMLTSILQPSSSSSSNAQTPTNMATVSAMPSISDQLDAMDIDYDSGTAAGGGESGTAAGGAAANTSQILSLWQAAQPNPSEESSQACDHSESERNGALLLSFVKSLVKDQSKAAQIAPPLFQALLQLGQTLISPPQDGCDFADVLQIMITLADASPARGHVALFNTTLLWLELAKLQLPDKHLKHAENVSAQLRYLSELLQSIGYRGSRQHVPPWDDELQTDIDDLYDELAEEGEQDSLLDDSDEDTLNNKLCTFSQTQKEFMNQHWYHCHTCNMINTVGVCSVCARVCHKGHDVSYAKYGNFFCDCGAKEDGSCQALSRRLGSSEVRDSAGVSSYLSSHMSLLAGKKRSSPPVSQPVAARKDSLTSERIVVLSKLLEPYRETLQHQDQWLLVVRCILEYFDVLLPSIRENCTLYSIVGCHKRATAALERLHQLEQSFQVTDQLMFATLGSQEGAFENVRMNYSGDQGQTIKHLISSGVVRRVAFCCLSSPHGRRQQLAVSHEKGKVTILQLSALLKQADASKRKLTLTQLSSAPIACTVLSLAANPCNEDCLAVCGLKECHVLTFSSSGSTNEHIVVSPQLENGNYIKKAVWLPGSQTLLAIVTSDYVKIYDLAVDTYSPKYYYLVAVGKIRDCTFMYQDGNYYMLSFASSGYIYTQQLDQQSLAIHGDFYVTNTLELSHQHIKDISGQVGGGGVSIYYSHTLQLLFYSYSSGRSFVSPLTNVNNGVRGIYHLDTNSASKSASKGPLQPLVQWTEVTGHPGLVYASMQTSNNPIILMITPERIYLQEIKAQSAKSRIMDVVGIRHAVAGVEKTTLLLLCEDGSLRIFSAQPEHTSFWLSPQVQPFGNQLYSSTLMAKGGVCATPKSKSSAATGKLSNRKASQQQKQLTAGGLPVFPIDFFEHCNMLADVEFGGNDLLQIYSKQKLKTRLFSTGMFVASTRANGFTLEVINNDPNVVIVGIRVLIGTQDVQRAPQSVSILGRTVPTPVRRARWFDIPLTRDEIFQSDKLLKVVFAKSQDPEHVTLLDCIEVYGKSKELVGWPDESEDVTAPGTSVPPVSSSQASSANFGEGFNCITQLDRMVNHLLEVMDCALHLLGSGVPANIRQKAVKTASALLLLPTPNPVQTQARYVLATLYGSRASYHNYKDGVLLQFVHTELQALQPKLEKLESLQEIDPEAFYRLILLVRGIANARPQSLAKICAENNYDIVPTLMGFVLELHKVTPALDEPMNIVKRGLCQAETIVHCLVEIMYGFALADPGQVGRMTKYFIDLLKHDASVISHSAKEALILLLSPRLKRRKVAIVTPPACSTPTPSTSAMQALQAVAASAASDIIEEAAAVAVDAAVGGGGLPDPNPEAEAGVVGVGGVGQQQMLNLEAFMGGGFNRLLGLPEDVDDEAIMDIAIALSLEQHGGEANALQSLQQGLANLQGIRQAAAMAAAANAAASVSAGGSDDDEASNVATDGSTLRTSPAEPAGSGGSESGGSGVESIGGTSARSSNFGDHANASPPRQGSAKDDQEQPGPSDVVGSATGAGLSAMSSSEDNEINEDDKLSKLHDLRIAVLESIIQHLGTFDLCNGLQAIPLIQVILMLTTDLNGNNERDQQVLQDLLTALVDYVEIGKRGAASKMETKCPGNEVRLALLSLFGVMMGKTKSKQTGTTSPPHQFKDNSSFVASTTANVLSKSGAFVYALEALNTLLVHWKNVLGDPYAAGGGAGASQSAQPSGSSGVQLLKPIKHGPKPDISILIPHNYLKNYPDIFESYDGLLTEIIVRLPYQILRLSSAHPDNYDSGFCEAMTFTLCEYMMLNLNTLLRRQVRKLLMYICGSKEKFRMYRDGHSLDAHFRVVKRVCNIVSSKTGAPYNANPPLLTYDALVELTEHLRTCQEISQMRTGNWQKFCVVHEDALAMLMEIACYQLDDGVSPIIIQLLQAAVCNLPAANGSKQAQPLPSTSSASGKLRTDREKSEDTDAYYSKFDPTQCGTFVHQIFRYACDALIIRFVRIFLLENNISQLRWQAHSFMTGLFEHANERQREKLLNIFWNLWPLVPTYGRRTAQFVDLLGYLTLSTRSITDRLPEFVTRAVDVLRQQNELLCKHPNAPIYTTLESILQVNGYYLESEPCLVCNNPEVPMANIKLPSVKSDSKYTTTTMIYKLVQCHTISKLIVRIADLKRTKMVRTINVYYNNRSVQAVVELKNRPALWHKARSVSLQSAQTELKIDFPLPITACNLMIEFADFFETVSGSSENLQCPRCSAAVPAYPGVCGNCGENVFQCHKCRAINYDEKDPFLCHSCGFCKYAKFDFSMYARVCCAVDPIESAEDRVKTVSLIHSSLERADRIYRQLLTNKQMLELLIQKVAEHRSSDRMVEDNMASVHSTSQVNKIIQLLAQKYCVESRTSFEELSKIVQKVKACRSELVAYDRQQQDQPPVNPGSTTENPTTNRCYGCALASTEQCLTLLRAMAYNYDCRVGLYSQGLVSELAEHNLRRGTPQIQEEVRNLLVVLTKDNAEACMHLLQLVTMRVKNALMGSIPLISLEAAVHQEMTLLEVLLSQDDVCWEYKLKVIFELFISNCMLPRGPVTSVLHPCLRIMQNLICPVLPSSKPNQKVATTDLCSMKLLEGNTVDYRAWLNSDRNHEYAAWSSRMPTNSQAKQKNAKDQAVASAAAGTGVSAASEAPPKSRKEVRAAFLSEKYGKRWRERVLDKQRVIKPLVFNAKWIQPLLFNANSRFGRQLACSLLSSLSRTNERRQQSLNMLTSFLKHVGEAGEASAEYLMLYKSMATEQPWLQYLVLKGVLGQISQLLAIEISKVHRMEEHSLSSDLSLGYALRQYVELLWLLLECPNIRRTYKTRMLGPVLESYLALRSLVVQRTRLIDDAQEKLLEMLEDMTSGTEEETRAFMEILIDTVEKTRMNDIKTPVFIFERLYSIIHPEEHDESEFYMTLEKDPQQEDFLQGRMLGNPYPSSEMGLGPLMRDVKNKICTDCELIALLEDDNGMELLVNNKIISLDLPVKDVYKKVWLAEGGDRDAMRIVYRMRGLLGDATEEFVETLNNKSQEQVDTEQLYRMANVLADCNGLRVMLDRIGSLQRISRNRELIQVLLKLFLICVKVRRCQEVLCQPEIGAINTLLKVLQMCLQSENDSIQSAVTEQLLEIMETILSKAASDTLDSFLQFSLTFGGPEYVSALISCTDCPNVRNNPSVLRHLIRVLAALVYGNEVKMALLCEHFKDTLSFKRFDNERTPEEEFKLELFCVLTNQIEHNCIGGTLKDYIVSLGIVERSLAYITEHAPCVKPTLLRTDSDELKEFISRPSLKYILRFLTGLSNHHEATQVAISKDIIPIIHRLEQVSSDEHVGSLAENLLEALSTDSATAARVQQVRDFTRAEKKRLAMATREKQLDALGMRTNEKGQVTAKGSILQKIEKLRDETGLTCFICREGYACQPDKVLGIYTFTKRCNVEEFELKSRKTIGYTTVTHFNVVHVDCHTSAIRLTRGRDEWERASLQNANTRCNGLLPLWGPAVGEAAFSACMTRHSSYMQESTQRCDISYPSSVHDLKLLLVRFAWERSFHDDAGGGGPQSNMHFVPYLLFYSVYLLLSSRSAARDSKTLLTYLQAAPNEKWLECGYEVDGPLYMATISLSLHSRELWNKHKLAHLKRMLAVAQARHISPSVLCKALLAPADRQAKEYSVYKPFLMMWALVDLTYNSLFKSVTTPKEEDWPISLFDYLRKNDEALLKSTDGILQTLTDEFLPCTSFGEFCDVAGLLHLIEQPDSFIEEILAALPSTTSSS